In Dermacentor variabilis isolate Ectoservices chromosome 11, ASM5094787v1, whole genome shotgun sequence, one genomic interval encodes:
- the LOC142563870 gene encoding uncharacterized protein LOC142563870: MMPDADIMAIVAKKIEEKTSSAASTPRRSPMLSREAIGSRAKATVLAATGKRCSPAPSKASRDSTSGRRPTETGQLKRSPATSETSRGRASPIAGPTSSGKPSPTPSKNSAVAAWSSRPGRSSPTPSSKRESPVASRQPSPVTSQLQIETVPKQRVKPLQAGMSPTPPPSPMHPDMPTTTRKARATRQVRISPSMAREKAELDNVIKNIMKTAEAEEREESRAQPVLTDALVATILASETRVKFIVRTCCSLLLLGLAVVFVVLTIIYGNRALMNYGAGVAPHKIQAHNQNGTLVDDPHAPGNLRSDGVDPVSHASLQDLSSVGKRTLSCSCLWCAQRNCVP; encoded by the exons ATGATGCCGGACGCCGACATCATGGCTATCGTCGCGAAGAAAATAGAAGAGAAAACCAGCAGCGCTGCCTCGACACCTCGCCG GAGCCCCATGCTGTCCAGGGAAGCCATCGGCAGTCGAGCCAAGGCCACAGTGCTCGCCGCGACGGGTAAAAGGTGCAGTCCCGCGCCGTCTAAGGCGTCCCGGGACTCGACCTCGGGCCGACGACCCACGGAAACGGGACAACTTAAGCGGAGCCCCGCGACTTCGGAGACCTCCCGAGGCAGGGCTTCGCCGATTGCTGGCCCCACGTCGTCCGGGAAGCCGAGTCCGACGCCGTCGAAGAATAGCGCGGTTGCGGCGTGGTCGTCACGCCCAGGTCGAAGCAGCCCGACGCCGTCGTCCAAGCGCGAAAGTCCCGTGGCGTCCAGGCAGCCCAGCCCGGTGACGTCCCAGCTCCAGATCGAGACGGTGCCGAAACAGCGCGTCAAGCCGCTTCAAGCAGGGATGTCGCCGACGCCGCCACCATCGCCGATGCACCCTGACATGCCGACGACTACGCGGAAAGCGCGCGCCACTCGTCAAGTCAGGATATCGCCTTCGATGGCAAGGGAGAAAGCCGAGCTCGACAACGTTATCAAGAACATAATGAAGACCGCGGAGGCAGAAGA GAGAGAAGAGAGCCGTGCCCAGCCAGTTCTCACCGATGCCCTCGTGGCTACCATTCTCGCATCCGAAACAAG AGTCAAGTTCATCGTGAGGACATGCTGTTCACTCCTCCTCCTGGGCTTGGCTGTGGTGTTCGTCGTCCTGACTATCATATACGGAA ATCGCGCACTGATGAACTACGGCGCCGGTGTGGCTCCACACAAGATACAGGCGCACAATCAGAACGGCACGCTGGTCGACGATCCGCATGCCCCCGGTAACCTTCGAAGCGACGGCGTCGACCCCGTCTCGCACGCTTCTCTGCAGGATCTCTCCAGCGTCGGCAAGCGCACACTCTCCTGTTCTTGTCTGTGGTGTGCCCAAAGAAACTGTGTGCCCTAG